From Myxococcales bacterium, one genomic window encodes:
- a CDS encoding HU family DNA-binding protein, translating into MTKAELINYVSKDCKISKALAEKALNSITHNIGKCLRKGDKITLTNFGTFYVSKRRARTGRNPQTGAVIQIKARKVPRFKPGKQLKDWAM; encoded by the coding sequence ATGACAAAGGCAGAACTCATCAACTACGTTTCCAAGGATTGCAAGATTTCGAAGGCTCTGGCGGAAAAGGCTCTCAACTCGATCACGCACAATATAGGCAAATGCCTTCGCAAGGGTGACAAGATAACGCTCACGAATTTCGGAACGTTCTACGTCTCCAAGCGCCGCGCTCGTACAGGCCGCAACCCGCAGACTGGCGCGGTGATCCAGATCAAGGCTCGCAAGGTGCCGCGTTTCAAACCGGGTAAGCAGCTTAAGGATTGGGCTATGTAA